Part of the Pseudomonadota bacterium genome, GGAGGTGATTAAGGTTGACGGCGGTCAGTATATATAAATGGATCGGGAAATAGATCGGGAAAATTTAGGCGGCGTGTCTTTGCCGCCGGCCGGCTAAAGTTGAAAAGGAGATTTTTATGTCTGCATACAAGTTCATCACCTATGAAGAGAGAGACGGGGCCGCCTGGTTGACGATCAACCGGCCGCCCTTAAACTGGCTGGATATCGCCACGATGGAAGAGATGAATTGCGCTCTGGAAAAGGTGTTGGCGGCCGGTCCCGAACTGAAGGTTCTGGTGCTTCAGGCCGCCGGTAAAAAGGCTTTTTCAGTCGGGGTTGATGTCGGCGATCACACTGAAGACAAGGTTAACCACATGATCGCGGCTTTTCATGGTATTTTCCGCCGTCTGGATCGGCTTGAGATACCGACCATCGCCGCGGTTCAGGGCGCGGTTCTGGGCGGAGGCTGTGAAGTCGCTCTGTTCTGCGACATGGTCGTGGCGGCCGACAATATCAAAATCGGTCAGCCCGAGATCAAACTCGCGGTTTTTCCGCCGATCGC contains:
- a CDS encoding enoyl-CoA hydratase, which translates into the protein MFMSAYKFITYEERDGAAWLTINRPPLNWLDIATMEEMNCALEKVLAAGPELKVLVLQAAGKKAFSVGVDVGDHTEDKVNHMIAAFHGIFRRLDRLEIPTIAAVQGAVLGGGCEVALFCDMVVAADNIKIGQPEIKLAVFPPIAVAALPAIVGPKKAYEMVLGGEALRADAALACGLINKVVAVDDFAAELEKFVKIFTALSGSALRSTKRALKAASDKPFAAALETVEGAYLYDCMRNQDAREGLSSFLEERKPTWSNR